The sequence below is a genomic window from Canis aureus isolate CA01 chromosome 11, VMU_Caureus_v.1.0, whole genome shotgun sequence.
CAGAATGTCGCTGCCTTCGAACGTCGGGCAGCCACCAAGTTTGGTCCAGAAACAGCCATCCCCCGTGAACTGATGTTCCATGAGGTGCACCAGACTTGAGGCAGGATTGTTCCctggcctctcctctccctcccaacccaattctcttatttatttcacttgaCTTCTGCTCCAATGTAACAGAAGAGTCTGTGTTCATAATGATATTCTCCCTCTCAATTCCCCAGAAATTGGGTTATAAGCTGGCTGGAAATGCTGGGGCAGAAAAGCAGGAGGTTATGGAAAGAAGACGTGCCTAGGAAATGGTCAGGCTCATCTTGAGAGCCTCATATGTCTGATGTCTGCAGCCTTCTCACGGGGAATTATAATCACGACTGTTGGTTGTCTTTGGACCCTGTCAAGATGCCTTAGTGTCTGACCAGGGGAACATTGCAACTTTTCCAGAGATTGAATAAACTGAACTTTTTCCTCTGACAGAGAGGTATTGGGTAGTCAATAACCTGCCTGCCTGAGATGTCTCAGAAAATGCTAGATCTGGCCCCAGCTTGAAATCTATATGAACTCACTTTAAGAATATTTCCATGCTGCCTGGTTAGTGGAGAGCAAGGGGCTGTCAACATCAGTGCCACAGGGGCAAGGAGAATAAAAGCACTGAAGAGAATTGTACTCTTGGGTTGTACCTTTTTCTTCCACTTGGCTgagtttttataaatttcaataaattaattGTGACAGTGTGAATTTGGCATTTTTATACTGTTTCTTCGGGGGAACAATGTGGATATAGCAGAGCAGAAGAAAGTCATGGCTTCCTTAGGGGAGTAAAGATGCAAGAAGGCCTCTTGGACATAGTGTCCCTGCTAACTATAGTAGCACATTCTACAAGCCAGGACCTAGTACCCACTCCCTTGCCTATTTATAGACTTTTTCAGAAGGTCAGTTGCAGCAGGAGTCTCAGGACAGAATAATCTGGCCTCAGATCTACCATATAGCCCATGGCCTCAGGACCACCTCTTATTCTGAAGACCTTTAAGAGACTGCAAGGAACACGCATTCCACACAGCACCAGAGCCCTCTAGTGGCTCAGGTCCAGAGCTAGCGGTCCTCCTCTGTTTGCCCTTGGTATGGTTTGTTCCTTTCACCCAGTGGGCTGGACCAGCTTCCTTGGATTAGCCACAGAAGCAGGTGTGAGGTCTCAGCTAAGGTCCTTGAGTGTGCTATCTTATGACAAAATTAAGCAGGATGGGGGCGCTGAACGATAAGGACTTATAACCTTGAGGGGAGACAGGAGACAGAACTCTCCTTTGGAAATTTCACAGGGATCCTGTCTTATTCGTGTAAATGAATGTCAGACCCAACTAAAGATAAAGGTGCGCACAAGACAACTTAGAACCCACTTAGTCCAGGATCTTGCTAGCCATATTCCTTATTTTATAACAGAAATTCTTCCAGGCCTTATTTAATAGCAGGCTCAAGCAttgttaataaaaacatttattttgcattttatacagAACAACCTGAAGTCTGGATCATGACTTGACAGTTACCCAGGGGTTTACAGACAATGTGTCCATCTCAGCgtggctctagggattagggatCCACACAAACACAGGCAGGAGTTTGCAAGGGAGGAAGGGGGCACAGTAGGAGTGTATTTCAATCCTTTCTTAAAGAAAAGGCAGTAGAGCATTCTGAGTCACTGAAAACCTGTGCAAATGGGGCTTCTAAGAAATAAGCACTGTACTGTAAGCTCTTGGGGAAGGGACTGGATAAGGACCTTGATAAATAAAGGGATATTTCCTTGTagcaggaaaagagaagggaggcctactatttttaatgttcttagcCCCAGAACCTGATAGTCAAAGGAAACCACGTCCAATCTTAAATAATTTCCCTGCTCAGAAAGTAGTACCTATATCCCTGGAACCAGACTCTGAAGATACCATTCTGGACATTCCCAAGTCCTTATTCAGTGGCCTATAGCATATTAaaataaaggggagaaaaaaggtcAGAGGGTAGTGGCTTGTGTTCCGCAGAAGTGAAAACTTAGATCATGTTAAGCATTCATAAAGCCAAATGACTGGGAAAGACTACTACTTACTTAGATAGTGGCATATATAACCTGCTGAAAGAGGTCTCTAGTAAGGACCAAGAAGGGTAGGTCCAGAGTACCCTCAGCTTGAAGTGCAGCAGGTACAGAAAATCTGGAAGGAGGGAACAAAGTAGTGGGGAATGGAACACTTCAGATCTTAATTTTCAtgggataattaaaaaaaaaaaccaacaacactgGGTGCCAGTCACAAAATGTTAATGGCCTTTATGGTCACTTGATAgcataaaaaaaaatgccaaagatGTCCAACTAACCAACAGGTCTTGCTAGGAAGTGTCTGTGTGCATGGGAGAGGGTGATGGGGCTTGATAGAGCTGATAATCCAACATGATTCCTATGGAAACAAAAAAGGCGGAGTCCTGATTTGCTGGCCTACGGAGGGCTGGAGAGAACAGAACCGAAAGCTCTGAAGTGACTGCAGATTCTCTGCAACCAGCTTTAACCCATGGAAAGGAGAGCCAGATTCTCACTCTAGAGATGGTGGGGGGCCCAAACCTAACCCATACCACATGCATTAGTCCTGGTCACCCTACAGTTGATGGGCAACTCACCAGGCAAGAGAAAGGAACTGGTTGGGGAGGAAGAAGTTACTTTTTATCTCTTAAagtcttaatttatattttaacctCCAACTTATTATCAGTGCCTCAGATACAATTTAATCTTAAGTCTTAAAAAGCCCCCtgaaacaaatcaaaattatactttttttttttttaaagctccctcaCTTTCTGGTAGTTAGTCTCCCCCAGTCTTCAGTTTTACCCTGACTTAGAGTCCACAAACTTCATCAGACCATCTGTGCTCATGGACTTGGGCCTCTCTAGTGGGAAGCCGAGGGCTCGGCTCCAGATGAGCTGTGCCAGTACACCCAGTGCTCGTGATACCCCAAACAGGACTGTGTAGTAATTCATCTCTGTCATGCCGTAGTACTGtaagataaaagagagaaaagttctGTTAAAGGCCCTGAGGTAATGGCACGCACAAATTCAGGGTGACACAAACCTTAACCAAGTCAGCCTTAAATAGAAATGAAACTAGGAATAATACAATAATTGGGATTCTGAAAAGAGAGCACCCTTTTcctcctgcctgcacctgcccTCTGCCATAGGCAACTTTATCAAAGGGGTAAGGAAGAAGGTATGAGTCTTTGCTCTGACTACGAGGTTGACTTTCTGCATGGCAGAGAACATTAGGGGTTGGCACAAATTAAAGGGAAAGCAGGGACAGGAAGGCTCACCTGGAGCAGCACGCCACTGTGAGCATCTACATTGGGCCAAGGGTTCTTGGCCTTGCCCTGCTCTAACAGGACATTGGGCACAATCTTGTACAGCTGAGCAACCAGCTTAAACATGGAGTCATGAGGCAGGTGTTTCAGAGCAAACTCTCGCTGACAGGTATATCGTGGGTCAGTCTTCCTTAGTACTGCATGGCCATAGCCTGGGACAACCTGCGAAGAAAGGGTAAAAAAGCCAGTTGTATTCTCAAGTAGATGTTCTTGTCTTTTCTAAATTCTTTAGGATAGACAAATATGGGGGAGGGGGGTCTTCTCTAACTTAGTGACCTCTTTCATTCTATTCTCCCTAATTCTTCCAAATCATGCAACTTGGGTCTTGGTTTCTTTCCTAGTTGCTAAGCATCTCTGCTTACCCGTCCTGAGTTCAGTGTGTTCCATATGTAGTCTCGTAACTTCTCATCTGACACATCTTTGCCAACTTCTTTCTGTAGTTGTGTGAGCCAAACAAGTACTTCCTATGGGTTAGGTTTGGGGAATAAGACAGTGTCAACACATATGCCAAGAGAGAATGCCAAGATCAGAAGACAAGCACggagcagaaaaggaaaaggaagtctTACCTGATTTGCCAAACCATGCAGGGGCCCTGCTAGCCCGTTCATGGCTGCCGCAAAGGACAGGTAGGGGTCTGAAAGGGCACTGCCCACCAGGTGGCTGGTATGGGCACTTACATTGCCTCCCTCATGGTCACTGCGAGGAAGTAAGAAAGGAGAATCAAGGccaagagaaagaggaggaaaaaggggCAGACTATAGAAATACAGACCTTGCTCTTCTCTCATCACATGCTAGCCTAGTTATGGGCTCATACCAGCCTATAGCAGCCAATGATACAGAAGCTTTTGTAAGAGATGTCCCAAACTCATTACCAGCCTCTATTCACTAATCCACAGGGCTGGAGAGGTCATTGGTTGATGACGCCTGTGTGACAAGTTTCTGGACTCTCACTCCAGCTTTAATAGCAATGGCCAGAAGAGGGAGCTCCTAGAAAGCTGAAAGACCATCTACTGTGACAACTTTCCCCCAGCTGCTTAGAAGCATTACTTTGTTCTTAAAAGTGGTTATGGTAATCTCCCTACACCTCTGGATTTCCTTTACTAGACTCCTTTCTTGCCTTGTGTGATCCCTTATGCCATGTTTCCACCTCCCTGCTGCCTACCACCTGTTCCCAGAAGATGAGAATGTGaaggagcttttctttttttttttttaatttttaatttttatttatttatgatagtcacacagagagagagagagagaggcagagacacaggcagagggagaagcaggctccatgcaccgggagcccgacgtgggatccgatcccgggtctccaggatcgcgccctgggccaaaggcaggcgctaaaccactgcgccacccagggattcctgaagggacttttcttaaaaatttctatcaatccagggcagcctgggcggctcagcggtttagcaccgccttcggcccagggcgtgatcctggaggcccgggattgagtcccatgttgggctccttgcatggagcctgcttctccctctgcctgtgtttctgcctctctctctcataaataaataaaatcttcaaaaaaaaaaaaaaaaatctatcaatccCTGGTAGCTATGGTTGCTAGGTCTAGCTTACCTGTGGATGGTGAGGTACAAGCGCATGAGCTCAGTGAACTGAGCATCAGTATAGCCTAACATGTTGGTAAAATTGTGGGACCAGTCCAGCTTAGAGTCAATGGCCCCAATACTGCTGCCCTCTCGGTAGAGATTCCGGTAAATCTTTGCTGCAACACAAGGTAGCTTTGCGATCAGATCCATACAATCTTCATAAATCAACTGTTGAGGAAAATAGAGGGGGGGAAACAAAAGGattatcaataaaaaaga
It includes:
- the CS gene encoding citrate synthase, mitochondrial isoform X2, with the protein product MALLTAAARLFGAKNASCLVLAARHASASSTNLKDILADLIPKEQARIKTFRQQHGKTVVGQITVDMMYGGMRGMKGLVYETSVLDPDEGIRFRGYSIPECQKLLPKAKGGEEPLPEGLFWLLVTGQIPTEEQVSWLSKEWAKRAALPSHVVTMLDNFPTNLHPMSQLSAAITALNSESNFARAYAEGINRTKYWELIYEDCMDLIAKLPCVAAKIYRNLYREGSSIGAIDSKLDWSHNFTNMLGYTDAQFTELMRLYLTIHSDHEGGNVSAHTSHLVGSALSDPYLSFAAAMNGLAGPLHGLANQEVLVWLTQLQKEVGKDVSDEKLRDYIWNTLNSGRVVPGYGHAVLRKTDPRYTCQREFALKHLPHDSMFKLVAQLYKIVPNVLLEQGKAKNPWPNVDAHSGVLLQYYGMTEMNYYTVLFGVSRALGVLAQLIWSRALGFPLERPKSMSTDGLMKFVDSKSG
- the CS gene encoding citrate synthase, mitochondrial isoform X1, encoding MTWLESQNASCLVLAARHASASSTNLKDILADLIPKEQARIKTFRQQHGKTVVGQITVDMMYGGMRGMKGLVYETSVLDPDEGIRFRGYSIPECQKLLPKAKGGEEPLPEGLFWLLVTGQIPTEEQVSWLSKEWAKRAALPSHVVTMLDNFPTNLHPMSQLSAAITALNSESNFARAYAEGINRTKYWELIYEDCMDLIAKLPCVAAKIYRNLYREGSSIGAIDSKLDWSHNFTNMLGYTDAQFTELMRLYLTIHSDHEGGNVSAHTSHLVGSALSDPYLSFAAAMNGLAGPLHGLANQEVLVWLTQLQKEVGKDVSDEKLRDYIWNTLNSGRVVPGYGHAVLRKTDPRYTCQREFALKHLPHDSMFKLVAQLYKIVPNVLLEQGKAKNPWPNVDAHSGVLLQYYGMTEMNYYTVLFGVSRALGVLAQLIWSRALGFPLERPKSMSTDGLMKFVDSKSG